The sequence GAACAGCCACAGCGCCGGAACGGCAACGAGCAGAACGACCCAGTGCGGGACCGGTCCAGGCGCCGCAGTCCCGTGTAACGGTCTGAGTAGCGACACGGTTCCGATCAGCAGGTCGGTGTGTGGGTGGGCCATAGAGTTCGAGGAGTGACGCCGTTTTTTGCTCACCTACGCTCCGTCGCGTCGTGCTTTCGGTTCCGCGTCCCCGTTCTGTAGACGTAGTATCCGGCGAGCACGAACAGGAGGCTGACCGCGAGCCAATGAACGTTGTATCGACCGCCGAGCGACAGGGGCTGGCCACCCGGGCCGAGAGGTTGGTGGAGGCCCAAGATGGCGTGGTCGACGACGGCGTCGTAGACGTCGAACACCCCGAGACCGATTATCGCGGTTCCGGCCAGAGGTCGCACAGCCAACGGTTCGTCTGCCCGCCGTTCGGACTGCCAGAGGAGGCCCGCTCCGACGCCCATGATGGTCACCATCCCTATCGAGAACAGCCCGTCTGCGAACACGTTCACTCGGAGGCCACTCAGCGTGTTCATCGGATAGAGTCCGGAGACGAGGTGGTGCCACTGGAGAACGTGATGCAGGACGAGCACGTCGATCAGTCCGCTGAATCCGAATCCGAACACGCCCGCCGCGAGGAGTCCTCGTCGCCTCACCGCTCCGGGTGGTCGCTCTTCTCTCGTGGTCGATCGGTCGCTCATCGCCGCCGAAGTTCGCGGGCCGCACGGAAAGGTCGAACGGCACCGCCCGGCGTGCTCTCGCGTCGGTCTACGACGCCACGAACCGGCACCAACCCCGGCCGACCCCCGTC comes from Halopelagius inordinatus and encodes:
- a CDS encoding DUF2243 domain-containing protein — its product is MSDRSTTREERPPGAVRRRGLLAAGVFGFGFSGLIDVLVLHHVLQWHHLVSGLYPMNTLSGLRVNVFADGLFSIGMVTIMGVGAGLLWQSERRADEPLAVRPLAGTAIIGLGVFDVYDAVVDHAILGLHQPLGPGGQPLSLGGRYNVHWLAVSLLFVLAGYYVYRTGTRNRKHDATERR